DNA sequence from the Pectinophora gossypiella chromosome 12, ilPecGoss1.1, whole genome shotgun sequence genome:
CAGTAAACCAAGCGATGGCGCGCGGGTGGTTTTAGGCTGCGACCTCCTCGACGTCGGGGGCGGGGGCCTCCTCCGCTACTTTCGCCTTCTTCTCTGGCGTGGTCTTCTCCTCACCGTTGTCGGCGGCCACAGATTTCCTCTTCACGGCGGCCTCTTTCTTTTCTGTAATCGAAAACACGCCAAATTAAAACCTGACCGCGCTTAATAAATCGCCCTACATTCGCCATTTATAAATTCGCCGACAAGGTCGCGGCGGCACGGTAAACGAGTGGCAACCAGCTTGGCGGGTTAAAAATGTCGACCGAGATTTACATATGGCTATGATTTTTAATCCAATAATAAGTTAGACAAGCTAAATAGGTACCTGCTTTATCATGAAAAGTTAAACAAAAAGttgaaaacaaaaagtaaatgtATGATTAAGTGTAATTTGTTATCATTTATCATGATTTTTTTCAAGGGGACATGACACCAATTTGAATAGTTATGTTTATACtgatttatgtaaataataatattgtttgaaTTTAGTATAAATGACCTTTAGCTTATATAATTTTACTGATACTGATTGATGAACATAActcaacattaaaaataaaatataaggtgtagttataaatattagccgctggatgcgggcagcgcaggaccgatcgtcgtggagatccttgggggaggcctatgcccagcagtgggcgtcatacggctgatgatgaagttataaatattattaaagttagGTAATTGGACTGACATGACATTAAATTAGAATGTTGAAGTGGACTATATTGTGTcggagtgtacagtcatgagcaatataatgtacccattttaggactctgttgcactaacatatttgacatttagtgagacatacagttcaatttgtcaaaaaagtaaaagtgacatggtaccaaagtgtatacatacatattaatgctcgtgaccatacactATCTTGCTGTATTTTTCTGAATAAAAGCTGTTATGGAGTAATAATAGTAAAGGTAGGACAGGGTTTACCAACCTGTGGCATCACCATTTTCTGTGGCATCATTACTTTCTTCGGCATCTCCATTCTCAGCAGGAGCATCATCTGGTGCATCCCCGCTGCCATTCTCCTCCTTGCCGTTGCTCTCTGGTGCCTCTGCAACCTTCTTGGCAGGGGACTTCTTGACTGGAGACTCCTTGGTCTCTGTTGAGGTCACCTCCTCGGGAGCGGCATCCctgaaaacataaaataatctgTTTAATCATCTATGATGTGATATTCTACTAGATTATTGATACAACGAATGATGTCAGTAATGTAAACTATAAGTTGTTTATACTAAGGCTGACTGCAAGGTTACATACAAGTATTTCTAAACAAGATTCTTTTATTGGATGGATGAAGGGACTTGTTGAATCAACTTTACATACCTTAATTGTGAATTGACAAATAAAGTATGGTACGTACCTATCCATTTACAGCGTAATGAATAGAATGAGTTTTCGAAAATGTAGATAGGTATAAACAACAGCTAACTAATGTTTGAATGCATAAGTCTGCTTGTTAACGTAGTAACGTAATGGTTGAGCGGCACGGCCGGTTGGTAACGGAATATAACAGTGTTACGAACGCATTGCCGCCAAGTGGGGCGGTGTAAAAGGAAAAGTCTGACGGAACAAAAACAAGTGACTGTTGCGCAAGTAATGTGGGAAAGTTACAACAGACGGTAACAGTACGTAAAGTAGGAAACAGAACGTAAGCCGCTGTATGAATACGTTACTCGCTCCAGTAGAAACAAGCTTCAAAACTCCATAAAGCGTTAAAAATAACTAATGACAACACGCGGCCCTCGCGAGCACCGA
Encoded proteins:
- the LOC126371556 gene encoding protein IWS1 homolog, producing the protein MADAAVEKKDAAPEEVTSTETKESPVKKSPAKKVAEAPESNGKEENGSGDAPDDAPAENGDAEESNDATENGDATEKKEAAVKRKSVAADNGEEKTTPEKKAKVAEEAPAPDVEEVAA